A part of Neovison vison isolate M4711 chromosome 6, ASM_NN_V1, whole genome shotgun sequence genomic DNA contains:
- the TSC22D2 gene encoding TSC22 domain family protein 2 isoform X4 has protein sequence MSKMPAKKKSCFQITSVTTAQVATSITEDTESLDDPDESRTEDVSSEIFDVSRATDYGPEEVCERSSSEETLNNVGDAETPGTVSPNLLLDGQLAAAAAAPANGGGAVSARSVAGALASTLVATATSAPSSGAPGAPPVAGSSAGPGTAAASQPPTTCSSRFRVIKLDHGSGEPYRRGRWTCMEYYERDSDSSVLTRSGDCIRHSNTFDQTAERDSGLGATGGSVVVVVASMQGAHGPDSGTDSSLTAVSQLPPSEKMSQLAPAQPQSFGVGQPQPQPPPPVGGAVVQSAAPVPPFPGAAAGPQQMMAAPQPSQPQGTGPGVLPQGPNGQGLPLTNVTLTQPGVALPQQPGPAVSAPATQQPQPFAYPQPQLPPGHLLPVQPAGQSEYLPQHVAGLQPPSPAQPSSTGAGASLATAASLPVGTGQNAASVGAQIMGVSSLPSEAVAPGPGPAPGGQAAPGQPAGVPLAAVGCAVPPGLVPPGTGQPQSVPPPQMGGSGAPSAVPGGPHAVLPGVPNVPAAVPAPSVPSVSTTSVTMPNVPAPLVQPQQLSSHTPVSRSSSIIHHVGLPLAQGTPSAPTSLPQSDLSQFQTQTQPSVGQVDDTRRKSEPLPQPPLSLIAENKPVVKPPVADALANPLQLTPMNSLATSVFSIAIPVDGDEDRIFFRIQHRRRNVT, from the coding sequence ATGTCCAAGATGCCGGCCAAGAAGAAGAGCTGCTTCCAGATCACTAGTGTCACCACGGCCCAGGTGGCCACTAGCATCACTGAGGACACTGAGAGCCTGGACGACCCGGACGAGTCACGTACAGAGGACGTCTCCTCCGAGATATTCGACGTTTCTCGGGCTACGGATTATGGCCCTGAGGAGGTCTGCGAGCGCAGCTCCTCGGAAGAGACGCTCAACAATGTTGGGGATGCGGAGACTCCCGGGACCGTCTCCCCAAACCTCCTTCTGGACGGGCAGCTGGCGGCAGCGGCGGCTGCTCCCGCCAACGGAGGAGGAGCCGTTTCGGCCCGGAGCGTGGCTGGGGCGCTGGCCAGTACCCTGGTGGCGACCGCCACCTCGGCCCCCTCCTCCGGGGCACCTGGTGCCCCGCCGGTCGCGGGCTCGTCTGCCGGGCCAGGGACCGCAGCCGCATCACAGCCCCCCACCACTTGTAGTTCCCGTTTTCGTGTGATCAAGCTGGACCACGGGAGCGGGGAGCCCTACCGCCGCGGCCGATGGACGTGTATGGAATACTATGAGCGGGATTCAGACAGCAGCGTCCTGACCAGGTCCGGGGATTGCATTAGGCACAGCAATACTTTCGACCAGACTGCGGAACGGGATAGCGGCCTGGGCGCCACCGGAGGgtcggtggtggtggtggtggcctcCATGCAGGGGGCGCATGGGCCCGACTCGGGAACTGACAGTTCCTTGACTGCTGTGTCACAGCTACCCCCGTCGGAGAAAATGAGCCAGCTCGCCCCGGCCCAGCCGCAGAGTTTTGGCGTTGggcagccacagccacagccaccGCCGCCCGTAGGTGGGGCTGTGGTTCAAAGCGCGGCTCCAGTGCCGCCGTTCCCGGGAGCCGCGGCCGGGCCGCAACAAATGATGGCAGCCCCGCAGCCGAGCCAGCCCCAGGGAACGGGCCCCGGCGTCCTCCCGCAGGGGCCCAACGGACAGGGGTTGCCGCTGACGAATGTAACCCTGACGCAGCCCGGCGTGGCCCTGCCGCAGCAGCCGGGCCCAGCCGTCAGCGCTCCTGCGACGCAGCAGCCCCAGCCGTTCGCGTACCCCCAGCCTCAGCTACCGCCCGGACACTTGCTTCCAGTCCAGCCCGCGGGTCAGAGTGAGTACCTACCGCAGCACGTGGCCGGCCTGCAGCCACCTAGCCCCGCGCAGCCCTCCTCCACCGGCGCCGGAGCGAGCCTTGCCACGGCTGCCAGCCTTCCAGTGGGCACGGGCCAGAATGCCGCCTCGGTGGGGGCGCAGATAATGGGCGTGTCTTCCTTGCCCAGTGAAGCTGTGGCCCCGGGGCCGGGACCCGCGCCAGGCGGACAGGCCGCGCCTGGTCAGCCGGCCGGAGTGCCCTTGGCTGCTGTGGGATGCGCCGTGCCGCCGGGCCTGGTTCCCCCTGGGACCGGGCAGCCCCAGTCCGTGCCTCCGCCGCAGATGGGTGGCAGTGGTGCGCCGTCAGCCGTGCCTGGCGGCCCCCACGCCGTGCTGCCCGGAGTTCCAAACGTGCCTGCAGCCGTGCCCGCTCCAAGCGTGCCTAGTGTGTCTACCACCTCTGTTACTATGCCAAATGTACCCGCGCCTCTGGTCCAGCCGCAGCAGCTGAGCAGCCATACGCCAgtcagcaggagcagcagcataATCCATCATGTTGGGCTGCCCTTAGCGCAAGGCACACCCAGTGCACCAACAAGTCTACCACAGTCTGACCTAAGCCAGTTTCAGACTCAGACCCAACCTTCAGTCGGGCAAGTTGACGATACTAGAAGAAAATCAGAACCCCTACCTCAACCACCACTTTCTCTCATTGCTGAAAATAAGCCTGTTGTGAAGCCTCCTGTTGCAGATGCCCTGGCAAACCCCCTTCAGTTAACACCTATGAACAGTCTGGCCACCTCTGTATTCAGCATAGCTATTCCTGTTGATGGTGATGAAGACAG
- the TSC22D2 gene encoding TSC22 domain family protein 2 isoform X3 gives MSKMPAKKKSCFQITSVTTAQVATSITEDTESLDDPDESRTEDVSSEIFDVSRATDYGPEEVCERSSSEETLNNVGDAETPGTVSPNLLLDGQLAAAAAAPANGGGAVSARSVAGALASTLVATATSAPSSGAPGAPPVAGSSAGPGTAAASQPPTTCSSRFRVIKLDHGSGEPYRRGRWTCMEYYERDSDSSVLTRSGDCIRHSNTFDQTAERDSGLGATGGSVVVVVASMQGAHGPDSGTDSSLTAVSQLPPSEKMSQLAPAQPQSFGVGQPQPQPPPPVGGAVVQSAAPVPPFPGAAAGPQQMMAAPQPSQPQGTGPGVLPQGPNGQGLPLTNVTLTQPGVALPQQPGPAVSAPATQQPQPFAYPQPQLPPGHLLPVQPAGQSEYLPQHVAGLQPPSPAQPSSTGAGASLATAASLPVGTGQNAASVGAQIMGVSSLPSEAVAPGPGPAPGGQAAPGQPAGVPLAAVGCAVPPGLVPPGTGQPQSVPPPQMGGSGAPSAVPGGPHAVLPGVPNVPAAVPAPSVPSVSTTSVTMPNVPAPLVQPQQLSSHTPVSRSSSIIHHVGLPLAQGTPSAPTSLPQSDLSQFQTQTQPSVGQVDDTRRKSEPLPQPPLSLIAENKPVVKPPVADALANPLQLTPMNSLATSVFSIAIPVDGDEDRNPSTAFYQAFHLNTFQESKNLWDRIFFRIQHRRRNVT, from the coding sequence ATGTCCAAGATGCCGGCCAAGAAGAAGAGCTGCTTCCAGATCACTAGTGTCACCACGGCCCAGGTGGCCACTAGCATCACTGAGGACACTGAGAGCCTGGACGACCCGGACGAGTCACGTACAGAGGACGTCTCCTCCGAGATATTCGACGTTTCTCGGGCTACGGATTATGGCCCTGAGGAGGTCTGCGAGCGCAGCTCCTCGGAAGAGACGCTCAACAATGTTGGGGATGCGGAGACTCCCGGGACCGTCTCCCCAAACCTCCTTCTGGACGGGCAGCTGGCGGCAGCGGCGGCTGCTCCCGCCAACGGAGGAGGAGCCGTTTCGGCCCGGAGCGTGGCTGGGGCGCTGGCCAGTACCCTGGTGGCGACCGCCACCTCGGCCCCCTCCTCCGGGGCACCTGGTGCCCCGCCGGTCGCGGGCTCGTCTGCCGGGCCAGGGACCGCAGCCGCATCACAGCCCCCCACCACTTGTAGTTCCCGTTTTCGTGTGATCAAGCTGGACCACGGGAGCGGGGAGCCCTACCGCCGCGGCCGATGGACGTGTATGGAATACTATGAGCGGGATTCAGACAGCAGCGTCCTGACCAGGTCCGGGGATTGCATTAGGCACAGCAATACTTTCGACCAGACTGCGGAACGGGATAGCGGCCTGGGCGCCACCGGAGGgtcggtggtggtggtggtggcctcCATGCAGGGGGCGCATGGGCCCGACTCGGGAACTGACAGTTCCTTGACTGCTGTGTCACAGCTACCCCCGTCGGAGAAAATGAGCCAGCTCGCCCCGGCCCAGCCGCAGAGTTTTGGCGTTGggcagccacagccacagccaccGCCGCCCGTAGGTGGGGCTGTGGTTCAAAGCGCGGCTCCAGTGCCGCCGTTCCCGGGAGCCGCGGCCGGGCCGCAACAAATGATGGCAGCCCCGCAGCCGAGCCAGCCCCAGGGAACGGGCCCCGGCGTCCTCCCGCAGGGGCCCAACGGACAGGGGTTGCCGCTGACGAATGTAACCCTGACGCAGCCCGGCGTGGCCCTGCCGCAGCAGCCGGGCCCAGCCGTCAGCGCTCCTGCGACGCAGCAGCCCCAGCCGTTCGCGTACCCCCAGCCTCAGCTACCGCCCGGACACTTGCTTCCAGTCCAGCCCGCGGGTCAGAGTGAGTACCTACCGCAGCACGTGGCCGGCCTGCAGCCACCTAGCCCCGCGCAGCCCTCCTCCACCGGCGCCGGAGCGAGCCTTGCCACGGCTGCCAGCCTTCCAGTGGGCACGGGCCAGAATGCCGCCTCGGTGGGGGCGCAGATAATGGGCGTGTCTTCCTTGCCCAGTGAAGCTGTGGCCCCGGGGCCGGGACCCGCGCCAGGCGGACAGGCCGCGCCTGGTCAGCCGGCCGGAGTGCCCTTGGCTGCTGTGGGATGCGCCGTGCCGCCGGGCCTGGTTCCCCCTGGGACCGGGCAGCCCCAGTCCGTGCCTCCGCCGCAGATGGGTGGCAGTGGTGCGCCGTCAGCCGTGCCTGGCGGCCCCCACGCCGTGCTGCCCGGAGTTCCAAACGTGCCTGCAGCCGTGCCCGCTCCAAGCGTGCCTAGTGTGTCTACCACCTCTGTTACTATGCCAAATGTACCCGCGCCTCTGGTCCAGCCGCAGCAGCTGAGCAGCCATACGCCAgtcagcaggagcagcagcataATCCATCATGTTGGGCTGCCCTTAGCGCAAGGCACACCCAGTGCACCAACAAGTCTACCACAGTCTGACCTAAGCCAGTTTCAGACTCAGACCCAACCTTCAGTCGGGCAAGTTGACGATACTAGAAGAAAATCAGAACCCCTACCTCAACCACCACTTTCTCTCATTGCTGAAAATAAGCCTGTTGTGAAGCCTCCTGTTGCAGATGCCCTGGCAAACCCCCTTCAGTTAACACCTATGAACAGTCTGGCCACCTCTGTATTCAGCATAGCTATTCCTGTTGATGGTGATGAAGACAG